The following proteins come from a genomic window of Bradyrhizobium paxllaeri:
- the tolB gene encoding Tol-Pal system beta propeller repeat protein TolB, which translates to MLYRPSRRQIIAGMAALGAVAGGNAFAQAPKRIVIPEGEFTPQPIAIPNFVAGTPGDAEVGVGVAQVITNNLKRSGLFAPIDPAAFIERISNPDNPPTFQSWKQINATYLVTGRMTRQPDGRLKAEFRLWDVNTNQQLAGQQYFTSPEYWRRIAHIISDQIYERATGEKGYFDSRVVFVDETGSKERRVKRLALMDQDGANVRYLTKGSDLVLTPRFSPSTQEITYMEFGQGDPRVYLFNVETGQREIVGNFPGMSFSPRFSPDGQRIIMSLQQGGNSNLFVMDLRSKSTTRLTDTPAIDTSPSYSPDGSRICFESDRGGKPQIYVMPANGGGAQRISFGEGSYSTPVWSPRGDYIAFTKQGGGAFAIGIMKTDGSGERILTSGFHNEGPTFAPNGRVVMFFRDPGGSGGPSLYTVDISGRNELRVPTPGFASDPAWSPLLS; encoded by the coding sequence ATGCTGTATCGCCCGAGCCGCCGTCAGATCATTGCCGGAATGGCGGCACTTGGCGCGGTCGCCGGCGGCAATGCCTTTGCGCAAGCGCCGAAGCGGATCGTCATTCCCGAGGGCGAGTTCACCCCGCAACCGATCGCGATCCCGAATTTCGTCGCGGGCACGCCTGGCGATGCCGAGGTCGGCGTCGGCGTGGCGCAGGTCATCACCAACAACCTCAAGCGCAGCGGGCTGTTCGCGCCGATCGATCCGGCCGCCTTCATCGAGCGCATCAGCAATCCCGACAACCCGCCGACCTTTCAGAGCTGGAAGCAGATCAATGCAACCTATCTGGTGACCGGCCGTATGACTCGGCAGCCCGACGGCCGACTCAAGGCTGAATTCCGTCTCTGGGACGTCAACACCAACCAGCAACTCGCGGGCCAGCAATATTTCACCTCACCGGAATATTGGCGGCGGATCGCGCATATCATCTCGGACCAGATCTACGAGCGCGCGACCGGCGAAAAGGGCTATTTCGACAGCCGCGTCGTGTTCGTCGACGAGACCGGCTCGAAGGAGCGCCGCGTCAAGCGGCTGGCGCTGATGGATCAGGACGGCGCCAATGTCCGCTATCTCACCAAGGGCTCCGATCTGGTGCTGACGCCGCGGTTCTCGCCGTCGACGCAAGAGATCACCTACATGGAATTCGGCCAGGGTGATCCGCGCGTCTATCTGTTCAACGTCGAGACCGGGCAGCGCGAGATCGTCGGCAACTTCCCCGGCATGTCGTTTTCGCCGCGCTTCTCGCCGGATGGCCAGCGCATCATCATGAGCCTGCAGCAGGGCGGCAATTCCAACCTGTTCGTGATGGACCTGCGCTCGAAATCGACGACGCGGCTGACCGATACGCCGGCGATCGACACCTCGCCGTCCTATTCGCCCGACGGCAGCCGGATCTGTTTCGAGTCCGATCGTGGCGGCAAGCCGCAGATCTATGTGATGCCGGCCAATGGCGGCGGCGCGCAGCGCATCTCGTTCGGCGAAGGCAGCTACTCGACGCCGGTCTGGTCGCCGCGCGGCGACTACATCGCCTTCACCAAGCAGGGCGGCGGCGCGTTCGCGATCGGCATCATGAAGACCGACGGCTCGGGCGAACGCATCCTCACCTCCGGCTTCCACAATGAGGGGCCGACCTTTGCGCCGAACGGGCGGGTGGTGATGTTTTTCCGCGATCCCGGCGGCAGCGGCGGGCCGTCGCTGTACACGGTCGATATCTCAGGTCGTAACGAATTGCGGGTACCAACGCCCGGTTTCGCCTCCGATCCGGCATGGTCGCCGCTATTGTCCTGA
- a CDS encoding cell envelope integrity protein TolA — MKVDKTVMASVALHVFVLGWVMLSFSTKALEMPPEESVAVDVVDSNQLAKVMAGMKTGKKENPKPLVEKVAEAKLVDDTVGKISEKAPVVTETAPPPQPKVEEKPVEKKPDPPKVVEKPKEEPKQEPKPVEKKPEPVKPDPIAEAIKKEEKKPPPKPVQAAKPPEPQKRIVERHFDQNQIAALLDKRDPTRQATTGDTLNSNAALGLAKGTAADNSATWGSMFQRQVERCWKKPYGGIESQRPEAAFAIRLKRDGTLEGSPVPEGTPATPFLRVYQESALRAIIECQPYKLPAAFYEEWKYFSPVFKEKV, encoded by the coding sequence ATCAAGGTCGACAAGACGGTGATGGCTTCCGTTGCCCTGCACGTGTTCGTGCTGGGGTGGGTGATGCTGTCGTTCTCGACCAAGGCGCTCGAAATGCCGCCGGAAGAGTCGGTTGCGGTTGATGTCGTTGACTCCAACCAGCTTGCCAAGGTGATGGCCGGCATGAAGACCGGCAAGAAGGAGAACCCGAAGCCGCTGGTCGAGAAGGTCGCCGAAGCGAAGCTCGTCGATGACACCGTCGGCAAGATCAGCGAGAAGGCGCCTGTGGTGACCGAGACCGCACCGCCGCCGCAGCCGAAGGTCGAAGAAAAGCCGGTCGAGAAGAAACCCGATCCGCCAAAGGTCGTCGAGAAGCCGAAGGAAGAGCCGAAGCAAGAACCGAAGCCGGTCGAGAAAAAGCCCGAACCGGTCAAGCCCGACCCGATCGCCGAGGCGATCAAGAAGGAAGAGAAGAAGCCGCCGCCGAAGCCGGTGCAGGCGGCCAAGCCGCCGGAGCCGCAGAAGAGGATCGTGGAACGTCACTTCGATCAGAACCAGATCGCGGCCCTGCTCGACAAGCGTGATCCGACGCGCCAGGCCACGACCGGCGACACGCTGAATTCCAACGCGGCGCTGGGCCTTGCCAAGGGCACGGCCGCGGACAATTCCGCGACCTGGGGTTCGATGTTCCAGCGCCAGGTCGAGCGATGCTGGAAGAAACCCTATGGCGGGATCGAGTCGCAGAGGCCTGAAGCGGCATTTGCCATTCGTCTGAAGCGCGACGGCACGCTCGAAGGCTCGCCGGTTCCTGAGGGAACGCCGGCGACGCCCTTCCTGCGCGTCTATCAGGAAAGCGCACTGCGCGCGATCATCGAATGCCAGCCATATAAGCTGCCAGCGGCCTTCTACGAAGAGTGGAAATATTTCTCGCCGGTGTTCAAGGAAAAAGTCTAA
- a CDS encoding ExbD/TolR family protein — translation MAMNMAGSAGGGGGRRGRRRAAVMAEINVTPMVDVMLVLLIIFMVAAPLMTSSIDIDLPVAGGGKQIQANAPPLTLSVKRTGGACNSNVELYLGDTPIPANELLPKITAIKETRSEAERVVYLRGDKDVCYTDMMKLLGYIRQAGFKANIVIVPEQGS, via the coding sequence ATGGCGATGAACATGGCAGGTTCGGCAGGCGGTGGCGGTGGACGCCGCGGCCGGCGTCGTGCCGCCGTGATGGCGGAGATCAACGTCACGCCGATGGTCGACGTGATGCTGGTGCTGCTCATCATCTTCATGGTGGCGGCGCCGCTCATGACCTCGAGCATCGATATCGATCTTCCCGTCGCCGGTGGTGGCAAGCAGATCCAGGCCAACGCGCCGCCATTGACGCTGTCGGTCAAGCGCACCGGTGGCGCCTGCAATTCCAACGTCGAGCTTTATCTCGGGGATACGCCGATTCCGGCCAATGAGCTCCTGCCCAAGATAACGGCGATCAAGGAGACCCGGTCCGAGGCCGAGCGCGTGGTATACCTGCGGGGCGACAAGGACGTTTGTTACACGGATATGATGAAACTATTGGGGTATATTCGGCAGGCGGGGTTCAAGGCGAATATCGTCATCGTGCCGGAGCAGGGCTCCTGA
- the tolQ gene encoding protein TolQ gives MNPADVAPSALPMIAADVSLISLFMQAHWVVKSVMLGLLACSVWVWAIAIDKIFLYSRTKRAMDRFEQAFWSGQSIEELYRALSAKPTQSMAACFVAAMREWKRSFESQSRSFAGLQMRIEKVMNVSIAREVERLERRLLVLATVGSAGPFVGLFGTVWGIMSSFQSIAASKNTSLAVVAPGIAEALFATAIGLIAAIPATIFYNKFTSEVNRQAQRLEGFADEFSAILSRQIDERA, from the coding sequence ATGAATCCCGCCGACGTGGCGCCGTCAGCTTTGCCGATGATCGCGGCCGATGTGTCGCTGATCTCGCTGTTCATGCAGGCCCACTGGGTCGTGAAGTCGGTCATGCTGGGCCTGCTCGCCTGCTCGGTCTGGGTCTGGGCGATCGCGATCGACAAGATTTTCCTTTATTCGCGCACCAAGCGTGCGATGGATCGCTTCGAACAGGCGTTCTGGTCGGGGCAGTCGATCGAGGAGCTTTACCGCGCGCTGTCGGCCAAGCCGACGCAATCGATGGCGGCGTGTTTCGTCGCGGCCATGCGCGAGTGGAAACGCTCGTTCGAGAGCCAGTCGCGTTCCTTCGCCGGACTGCAAATGCGGATCGAGAAGGTGATGAACGTCTCCATCGCCCGCGAGGTCGAACGGCTGGAGCGGAGGCTCCTGGTGCTCGCAACGGTCGGTTCGGCCGGGCCGTTCGTCGGCCTGTTCGGAACCGTCTGGGGCATCATGTCGAGCTTCCAGTCGATCGCGGCTTCGAAAAACACTTCATTGGCAGTGGTCGCGCCCGGCATTGCGGAAGCGCTGTTTGCGACCGCTATCGGTCTTATCGCCGCCATCCCCGCGACCATTTTCTACAATAAGTTCACGTCCGAAGTGAATCGGCAGGCGCAGCGGCTGGAAGGTTTTGCCGACGAATTTTCCGCCATCCTGTCCCGCCAGATCGACGAGCGGGCGTGA
- a CDS encoding serine O-acetyltransferase: MNAMLSVDQLWHSIRREAEIALARDPVFGASLSSTILDHPDFAGALAHQIGARLGRSQADRARIAQFARDAFAASPDLIDAASRDLQIIAVHDLAKTTLLPPLLNFKGYVALQAFRVSSWLWRRGRTDLALLMQSLSSDQLQVSIHPSASIGTSVFLDHATGIIIGAFAVIGDDVTILQNVTIGRKTSEPDRAPKIGRGVYIGGGSTIIGDVSIGDFAKIGAGAVVEHDVPAGYTAVGIPAHLTNCPETVLT; this comes from the coding sequence ATGAATGCAATGCTATCCGTCGATCAGCTCTGGCACTCGATCCGCCGTGAAGCCGAAATCGCCCTCGCGCGCGACCCGGTATTCGGCGCGTCGCTGTCATCAACCATTCTTGATCATCCCGATTTTGCCGGCGCATTGGCGCACCAGATCGGCGCGCGGCTCGGCAGGAGCCAGGCGGATCGCGCACGCATTGCCCAGTTCGCCCGTGACGCCTTCGCGGCTTCGCCCGACCTGATCGACGCGGCGAGCCGCGATCTGCAAATCATCGCCGTTCACGATCTCGCGAAGACGACGCTGCTGCCGCCGCTTCTGAACTTCAAGGGCTACGTCGCGCTGCAGGCCTTTCGCGTCTCCAGCTGGCTTTGGCGTCGAGGCCGCACAGATCTCGCGCTGCTCATGCAAAGCCTGTCGTCCGATCAGCTTCAGGTCAGCATTCATCCCTCGGCCTCGATCGGCACGTCGGTGTTTCTCGACCACGCCACCGGCATCATCATCGGCGCCTTTGCCGTGATCGGCGACGACGTGACGATCCTGCAGAATGTCACCATCGGCCGAAAAACTTCGGAGCCGGACCGCGCGCCAAAGATCGGCAGGGGCGTTTATATCGGCGGCGGCTCGACCATTATCGGTGATGTCAGCATCGGCGATTTCGCCAAGATCGGCGCCGGCGCGGTCGTCGAGCACGATGTACCCGCGGGCTACACCGCCGTCGGTATCCCTGCGCATTTGACGAATTGCCCGGAGACGGTTCTCACCTGA
- a CDS encoding DUF2852 domain-containing protein: MAYTADVNRWRGPTEETYRQRPHMLESPWHPGWIVVTILGFIIWWPIGLALLFFTLGSRKMGCWSHDDRWANKMERMQYKMDRMRNRMERRGFGGFGFGQPSSGNRAFDEYRMETLRRLEEEQVEFRNFLDRLRHAKDKEEFDQFMAQHKQRPTPPNDQPQQG, from the coding sequence ATGGCCTACACCGCAGATGTCAATCGCTGGCGCGGCCCGACGGAAGAGACCTATCGCCAACGCCCGCATATGCTTGAAAGCCCCTGGCACCCCGGCTGGATTGTGGTGACCATCCTCGGCTTCATCATCTGGTGGCCGATCGGACTTGCCCTTCTCTTTTTCACACTAGGGAGCAGAAAAATGGGTTGCTGGAGTCACGACGATCGCTGGGCGAACAAGATGGAGCGGATGCAGTACAAGATGGACCGGATGCGCAACCGCATGGAGCGCCGTGGTTTCGGCGGCTTCGGCTTTGGCCAGCCCTCGAGCGGCAACCGCGCCTTCGACGAGTACCGCATGGAGACCTTGCGCCGGCTCGAGGAAGAGCAGGTCGAGTTCAGGAATTTCCTCGACCGCCTGCGCCACGCCAAGGACAAGGAAGAGTTCGACCAGTTCATGGCGCAGCACAAGCAGCGTCCGACCCCGCCGAACGACCAGCCGCAGCAGGGCTGA
- a CDS encoding TetR/AcrR family transcriptional regulator, whose translation MSWRKDQGRSERGYHHGNLKEALLQAALDLISQKGPAGFTFADAARMAGVSPAAPYRHFRDRDELLSSIAQRGFEQFEAMLTQAWDDGRPDTVTAFERVGKAYLAFARNEPAFYSAMFESGIPVESNPTLMAASERAFALIRAAAERLAAMAPPGVPRPPAMMMALHIWSMAHGVASLFGRGDGARRKLPMSPDDLLEAQVLIYLRGLGFPTDRRPSGPPPVPPAGGSSGPWGTPK comes from the coding sequence ATGAGTTGGCGCAAGGACCAGGGCCGCAGCGAGCGCGGCTACCACCACGGCAATCTGAAGGAAGCGTTGCTGCAGGCGGCGCTCGATCTGATCTCGCAGAAGGGGCCGGCCGGCTTCACCTTCGCCGATGCCGCGCGCATGGCCGGCGTCAGTCCGGCCGCGCCGTATCGGCACTTTCGCGACCGTGATGAATTGCTGTCCTCGATCGCCCAGCGCGGTTTTGAGCAGTTCGAGGCCATGCTCACGCAAGCCTGGGACGACGGCCGCCCGGATACCGTCACGGCGTTCGAGCGGGTCGGCAAGGCCTATCTGGCCTTTGCCCGTAACGAACCCGCGTTCTATTCGGCGATGTTCGAATCCGGCATTCCCGTTGAATCAAACCCGACCCTGATGGCCGCGAGCGAACGCGCCTTTGCTCTCATCCGCGCGGCTGCCGAGCGGCTGGCGGCGATGGCGCCGCCCGGCGTGCCGCGGCCGCCGGCGATGATGATGGCGTTGCACATCTGGTCGATGGCGCACGGCGTGGCCTCGCTGTTCGGCCGTGGCGATGGCGCGCGGCGCAAATTGCCGATGTCGCCCGATGATCTGCTGGAAGCGCAGGTGCTGATCTATTTGCGCGGCCTCGGCTTCCCGACCGACCGGCGGCCGTCCGGCCCGCCGCCCGTTCCCCCGGCCGGCGGCTCTTCGGGTCCCTGGGGAACTCCCAAATAA
- a CDS encoding YciI family protein: MRFMMLMIPLGYETAPPDVQLDPERVKAMMKYNEALKEAGVLIALDGLHPPSMGARVSFATGKPVVTDGPFTEAKEVLGGYWMINVKSREEAIAWAKKCPASENEVIEIRQVQEIGDFSEEVQQAAKGFAELQKGNAHKAR; the protein is encoded by the coding sequence ATGCGATTTATGATGCTGATGATCCCCCTGGGCTACGAGACCGCGCCGCCCGACGTCCAGCTCGATCCCGAACGCGTCAAGGCGATGATGAAATACAACGAGGCGCTCAAGGAGGCCGGCGTGCTGATCGCACTCGATGGCCTGCATCCGCCGTCGATGGGCGCGCGGGTTTCCTTCGCCACCGGCAAGCCTGTCGTCACCGACGGCCCGTTCACCGAGGCCAAGGAAGTGCTCGGCGGCTACTGGATGATCAACGTGAAGTCCCGCGAGGAGGCGATCGCCTGGGCCAAGAAATGCCCGGCCAGCGAGAACGAGGTCATCGAAATCCGCCAGGTGCAGGAGATAGGCGATTTCTCCGAGGAAGTGCAGCAGGCGGCCAAAGGCTTTGCGGAATTGCAGAAAGGAAATGCACACAAGGCTCGGTGA
- a CDS encoding YciI family protein, whose translation MRFMVIVKASKDTEAGVMPSTELLAAMGKFNEELVKAGVMEAGEGLHPTSKGARIKYAGGEGRASRGPFPLSGDLVAGFWLINTKSLDDAIAWMKRAPFLDGDEVEIRQVLAAEDFGEALTPELREQEERLRAQAGKK comes from the coding sequence ATGCGATTCATGGTGATTGTGAAAGCCAGCAAGGACACGGAAGCCGGCGTGATGCCGAGCACGGAACTGCTGGCCGCGATGGGCAAGTTCAACGAAGAGCTGGTCAAGGCCGGCGTGATGGAAGCGGGCGAGGGTCTGCATCCGACCTCGAAGGGCGCGCGGATCAAATATGCGGGCGGAGAGGGCCGCGCCAGCCGCGGTCCGTTCCCGCTGTCGGGAGATCTTGTCGCCGGCTTCTGGCTGATCAACACCAAATCGCTGGATGACGCGATCGCGTGGATGAAGCGCGCACCGTTCCTCGATGGCGACGAGGTCGAAATCCGCCAGGTGCTCGCGGCGGAAGATTTTGGTGAAGCGCTCACCCCCGAACTGCGCGAGCAGGAAGAGCGGCTCCGCGCGCAGGCTGGGAAGAAGTAA
- a CDS encoding nuclear transport factor 2 family protein — translation MVGASRADTIRRIFAAYLSNDRTFVEDAFSDEFRFTSPFDDNIDKATYFARCWQNSDWIERHELERIVVDGDAAFVTYRCVARGGKSFRNTEFFVFVGDKVTRIDVYFGASYLDGKFVRQPE, via the coding sequence ATGGTCGGAGCCAGCAGGGCAGATACGATCCGCAGGATATTTGCAGCCTACCTGTCCAACGACCGCACGTTCGTCGAGGATGCCTTCAGCGACGAATTCCGCTTCACCAGCCCGTTCGATGACAACATCGACAAGGCGACCTATTTCGCGCGCTGCTGGCAGAACAGCGACTGGATCGAACGGCACGAGCTGGAGCGGATTGTAGTCGACGGCGATGCCGCCTTTGTGACCTACCGCTGCGTGGCGAGGGGCGGAAAGAGTTTCCGCAATACCGAGTTCTTCGTCTTCGTCGGCGACAAGGTGACGCGCATCGACGTCTATTTCGGCGCGTCCTACCTGGACGGCAAGTTCGTCAGGCAACCGGAATAG
- a CDS encoding glutathione S-transferase family protein — MSLTLHFHPLASYCWKALIALYENDIPFTPNLVDLGNPAERAALVKLWGIGKFPVLQDDARGEIVPESSILVEYLDRHHGGGTRLIPADPDRALQTRLRDRFYDLYVHLPMQKIMVDRLRPEGKRDAYGVEEARAQLRTSYAMIERQMAGGGWAMGADFTLADCAAAPSLFYGNMAEPFGDGHKNVAAYLERLKARPSVARVMKEAEPYFQMVPKENP, encoded by the coding sequence ATGTCGCTCACACTTCATTTCCACCCGCTTGCCTCGTACTGCTGGAAGGCGTTGATCGCGCTCTATGAGAACGACATCCCGTTCACGCCGAACCTGGTCGATCTCGGCAACCCGGCCGAGCGCGCGGCGCTGGTGAAGCTGTGGGGGATCGGCAAATTTCCGGTGCTGCAGGACGACGCGCGAGGCGAGATCGTTCCGGAGTCCAGCATCCTCGTCGAATATCTCGATCGCCATCATGGCGGCGGGACGCGGCTGATCCCGGCCGATCCGGACCGGGCGCTGCAGACGCGGCTGCGCGATCGCTTCTATGATCTCTATGTCCATTTGCCGATGCAGAAGATCATGGTCGACCGCCTGCGCCCGGAAGGAAAGCGGGATGCTTATGGCGTCGAAGAGGCGAGGGCGCAGTTGCGGACTTCCTACGCCATGATCGAACGGCAGATGGCCGGCGGCGGCTGGGCGATGGGCGCTGATTTCACGCTGGCCGATTGCGCCGCGGCGCCGTCGCTGTTCTACGGCAACATGGCCGAACCGTTCGGCGATGGCCACAAGAACGTTGCCGCTTATCTGGAGCGGCTGAAGGCGCGGCCCTCCGTCGCGCGCGTGATGAAGGAGGCGGAGCCGTATTTCCAGATGGTGCCCAAAGAAAACCCATAA
- a CDS encoding dihydrofolate reductase family protein, which yields MAKLIMWNLMTLDGFVEGPNRDISWHSDVWGEELEQLSIEQMKAAGGLLFGRVTYELMASHWPSATGAVADFMNAAPKYVFSRTVKKSDWNNTQMFEADVSGTVARLKRDSARDLFVFGSADLASSLISHGLIDEFRIAVNPVILGGGTPLFKQGEKVKLKLVDSRPLSTGIVILRYVPATAK from the coding sequence ATGGCGAAACTGATCATGTGGAACCTGATGACGCTGGATGGCTTCGTTGAAGGCCCGAACCGCGACATTTCCTGGCATTCCGACGTCTGGGGCGAGGAGCTGGAGCAATTATCGATCGAGCAGATGAAGGCCGCCGGCGGATTGCTGTTCGGCCGCGTCACCTACGAGTTGATGGCGAGCCACTGGCCGAGCGCGACCGGCGCGGTCGCCGATTTCATGAACGCGGCGCCGAAATACGTTTTCTCGCGCACGGTGAAAAAGTCCGATTGGAACAACACGCAGATGTTCGAGGCCGACGTATCAGGCACCGTCGCCCGGCTGAAGCGTGACAGCGCCAGGGACCTCTTTGTGTTCGGCAGCGCAGATCTCGCCAGCAGCCTGATCTCTCATGGCTTGATCGACGAGTTTCGCATCGCGGTGAACCCGGTCATCCTCGGCGGCGGTACGCCGTTGTTCAAGCAGGGCGAGAAGGTCAAGTTGAAGCTGGTCGACAGCCGGCCGTTGTCGACCGGCATCGTGATCCTTCGCTACGTGCCGGCCACCGCAAAATAA
- a CDS encoding winged helix-turn-helix transcriptional regulator, giving the protein MTDISRSGCPINLSLEVLGDKWSLLIIRDMMFGNRRHFRELLTKSEEGISSNILADRLKTLLDAGIITREDDPTHKQKGIYSLTEQGVELMPVLAQMAAWGYKYLPVSEELGIRARLLSEGGPKLWAEFMDELRESHLGTKRRKRIGPSVGERLQAAYESVVNRK; this is encoded by the coding sequence ATGACCGACATCAGCCGCTCCGGCTGCCCGATCAATCTCTCGCTGGAAGTGCTCGGCGATAAATGGAGCCTTTTGATCATCCGCGACATGATGTTCGGCAACCGGCGGCATTTTCGCGAACTGCTGACCAAATCGGAGGAAGGCATCTCCTCCAACATTCTCGCCGACCGGCTGAAGACCCTGCTCGACGCCGGCATCATCACCCGCGAGGACGATCCCACGCACAAGCAGAAGGGAATCTATTCGCTCACCGAACAGGGCGTCGAGCTGATGCCCGTTCTCGCGCAGATGGCGGCGTGGGGTTACAAATATCTGCCGGTCAGCGAAGAACTCGGCATCCGCGCGCGGCTGCTCAGCGAGGGCGGACCGAAACTATGGGCGGAGTTCATGGACGAGTTGCGCGAGAGTCATCTCGGCACGAAGCGGCGCAAGCGAATCGGCCCATCGGTCGGCGAGCGATTGCAGGCGGCGTATGAGAGCGTCGTAAACCGAAAGTGA
- a CDS encoding SDR family NAD(P)-dependent oxidoreductase → MPSPSSKVALVTGAARGIGLATAKRFLAEGWQVALLDIEGELLRAAVAGLANPDNTLALHCDVSDAGAVAKAMAAVNERFGRLDALVNNAGIAVFAPLLDTSDEDWSRILSVNLTGPFLCTKAAAPLMREHGGGAIVNITSISAVRASTLRSAYGTSKAGLAHLTKQLAVELASLGIRVNAVAPGPVETAMAKQVHTPEIRADYHDAIPLNRYGLEEELAEAIFFLCGERSSYITGQVLAVDGGFDAAGIGLPTLRGQRRNG, encoded by the coding sequence ATGCCCTCTCCTTCGTCAAAAGTTGCCCTCGTCACCGGCGCCGCGCGCGGCATCGGGCTCGCGACAGCGAAACGCTTTCTCGCCGAGGGCTGGCAGGTGGCGCTGCTGGATATCGAAGGCGAGTTGCTGCGCGCGGCGGTAGCCGGTCTCGCCAATCCCGACAACACGCTGGCGCTGCATTGCGACGTCTCCGATGCAGGCGCGGTGGCAAAGGCCATGGCGGCGGTGAACGAACGCTTCGGCCGGCTCGATGCGCTGGTCAACAATGCCGGCATCGCGGTGTTCGCGCCGCTGCTGGACACCTCGGATGAAGACTGGAGCCGGATCCTTTCGGTCAACCTCACCGGCCCGTTCCTATGCACCAAGGCGGCAGCACCCTTGATGCGCGAGCATGGCGGCGGCGCGATCGTCAACATCACGTCGATTTCCGCGGTGCGCGCCTCCACGCTGCGCTCGGCCTACGGCACCAGCAAAGCCGGGCTTGCGCATCTGACGAAACAGCTCGCGGTGGAACTGGCCTCGCTCGGCATTCGCGTCAACGCCGTGGCACCCGGCCCGGTCGAGACGGCGATGGCAAAACAGGTGCACACGCCGGAAATCCGCGCCGATTACCACGACGCCATTCCGCTCAACCGTTACGGCCTCGAAGAGGAACTGGCGGAGGCGATCTTCTTCCTGTGCGGCGAGCGCTCGAGCTACATCACCGGCCAGGTCCTCGCCGTCGATGGAGGCTTCGACGCCGCCGGCATTGGCCTGCCGACCCTGCGCGGCCAGCGTCGGAATGGCTAG
- a CDS encoding histidine phosphatase family protein: MSTETNLWLIRHAPVDGPRGVIHGPDAPADLGDAAVFAVLKARLPANAFAVCSPARRTRETAERLGLDPLDQPAFREQDFGAWTGRRHSELERELGPAYPEFWKSPAGNRPPGGESFVDQIDRARAGLALLPAGEVILVVHSGTIRAVLAIALDLAPEQALRFVIDPLSLTRIDRLENGWRVVAVNG; this comes from the coding sequence TTGAGTACCGAAACAAATCTCTGGCTGATCCGCCACGCGCCGGTCGACGGGCCGCGCGGGGTGATCCACGGCCCCGACGCGCCGGCCGATCTCGGCGATGCTGCAGTCTTTGCCGTGCTGAAGGCACGATTGCCGGCGAACGCTTTTGCGGTGTGCAGCCCCGCACGCCGTACGCGCGAGACTGCCGAAAGGCTCGGTCTCGATCCGCTCGATCAGCCGGCCTTTCGCGAGCAGGATTTTGGCGCATGGACCGGACGGCGCCACAGCGAACTCGAACGCGAACTCGGTCCGGCCTATCCTGAGTTCTGGAAGTCACCCGCCGGCAACCGGCCGCCCGGCGGTGAGAGTTTCGTCGACCAGATCGATCGCGCGCGGGCAGGGCTTGCGCTGTTGCCGGCCGGCGAGGTGATCCTCGTCGTGCATTCCGGCACCATCCGCGCCGTGCTTGCGATCGCGCTCGATCTCGCGCCCGAGCAGGCGCTGCGTTTTGTCATCGATCCGTTGTCGCTGACCCGGATCGATCGGCTAGAGAACGGCTGGCGCGTGGTTGCGGTGAACGGGTAG